Proteins found in one Strix uralensis isolate ZFMK-TIS-50842 chromosome 21, bStrUra1, whole genome shotgun sequence genomic segment:
- the EXOSC2 gene encoding exosome complex component RRP4 isoform X1, with protein MAAVSMRLPVARKAVGPSAPRGGEKHLVAPGDTITTDTGYMRGHGTYVEEEKLIASVAGAVERVNKLVCVRALKTRYNGEVGDIVVGRITEVQQKRWKVETNSRLDSVLLLSSMNLPGGELRRRSAEDELAMRDYLQEGDLISAEVQSVFSDGAVSLHTRSLKYGKLGQGVLVQVSPSLVKRQKTHFHDLPCGASVILGNNGFIWIYPTPEQKDEEAGGFTTNLEPVPLSDREVISRLRNCIVALVTQNLMLFDTSILYCYEASLSHQIKDILKPEVMEEIVLETRQRLLDLEG; from the exons ATGGCGGCGGTCAGCATGCGGCTGCCGGTAGCTCGCAAGGCGGTGGGGCCGAGCGCGCCCCGGGGCGGCGAGAAGCACCTGGTTGCGCCGGGGGACACGATCACCACGGACACGGGCTACATGAG GGGCCATGGCACCTACGTGGAGGAGGAGAAGCTCATCGCCTCGGTGGCCGGCGCCGTGGAGAGGGTGAACAAGCTGGTGTGTGTCAGAGCGCTGAAGACCAG GTACAACGGCGAAGTCGGTGATATCGTGGTTGGGAGGATCACGGAG gttcAGCAGAAGCGATGGAAAGTGGAAACGAATTCGAGGCTCGATTCAGTCTTGTTGCTGTCATCTATGAATTTACCTGGTGGGGAGCTG AGAAGGAGATCAGCAGAAGATGAGCTTGCGATGAGAGACTATCTGCAGGAAGGGGACCTCATCAGT GCAGAGGTCCAGTCTGTATTTTCTGATGGGGCTGTGTCACTGCACACCCGAAGTCTGAAATACGGGAAG CTTGGCCAGGGTGTGCTCGTTCAGGTCTCGCCCTCCCTTGTGAAACGCCAGAAGACTCACTTCCACGACTTGCCCTGCGGTGCATCTGTGATCCTTGGCAACAACGGTTTCATCTGGATCTACCCAACTCCAGAGCAGAAAGATGAAGAGGCTGGGGGCTTCACCACCAACTTGGAG CCAGTTCCCTTGTCTGACCGGGAGGTGATCTCACGGCTCCGAAACTGCATTGTCGCTCTGGTTACTCAGAATTTGATGCTCTTTGACACCAGCATCCTGTATTGCTATGAAGCATCCCTTTCTCATCAG ATCAAGGACATTCTCAAACCAGAGGTGATGGAGGAGATCGTTCTGGAAACCCGACAGAGGTTGCTGGATCTGGAGGGATAG
- the EXOSC2 gene encoding exosome complex component RRP4 isoform X2 translates to MAAVSMRLPVARKAVGPSAPRGGEKHLVAPGDTITTDTGYMRGHGTYVEEEKLIASVAGAVERVNKLVCVRALKTRYNGEVGDIVVGRITEVQQKRWKVETNSRLDSVLLLSSMNLPGGELRRRSAEDELAMRDYLQEGDLISAEVQSVFSDGAVSLHTRSLKYGKLGQGVLVQVSPSLVKRQKTHFHDLPCGASVILGNNGFIWIYPTPEQKDEEAGGFTTNLEPVPLSDREVISRLRNCIVALVTQNLMLFDTSILYCYEASLSHQRLVFCLYPHPALLEGSLNLTSCCTAFLCHFCQHNH, encoded by the exons ATGGCGGCGGTCAGCATGCGGCTGCCGGTAGCTCGCAAGGCGGTGGGGCCGAGCGCGCCCCGGGGCGGCGAGAAGCACCTGGTTGCGCCGGGGGACACGATCACCACGGACACGGGCTACATGAG GGGCCATGGCACCTACGTGGAGGAGGAGAAGCTCATCGCCTCGGTGGCCGGCGCCGTGGAGAGGGTGAACAAGCTGGTGTGTGTCAGAGCGCTGAAGACCAG GTACAACGGCGAAGTCGGTGATATCGTGGTTGGGAGGATCACGGAG gttcAGCAGAAGCGATGGAAAGTGGAAACGAATTCGAGGCTCGATTCAGTCTTGTTGCTGTCATCTATGAATTTACCTGGTGGGGAGCTG AGAAGGAGATCAGCAGAAGATGAGCTTGCGATGAGAGACTATCTGCAGGAAGGGGACCTCATCAGT GCAGAGGTCCAGTCTGTATTTTCTGATGGGGCTGTGTCACTGCACACCCGAAGTCTGAAATACGGGAAG CTTGGCCAGGGTGTGCTCGTTCAGGTCTCGCCCTCCCTTGTGAAACGCCAGAAGACTCACTTCCACGACTTGCCCTGCGGTGCATCTGTGATCCTTGGCAACAACGGTTTCATCTGGATCTACCCAACTCCAGAGCAGAAAGATGAAGAGGCTGGGGGCTTCACCACCAACTTGGAG CCAGTTCCCTTGTCTGACCGGGAGGTGATCTCACGGCTCCGAAACTGCATTGTCGCTCTGGTTACTCAGAATTTGATGCTCTTTGACACCAGCATCCTGTATTGCTATGAAGCATCCCTTTCTCATCAG AGACTGGTCTTCTGTTTGTATCCACATCCTGCACTGCTGGAAGGCTCCCTCAATTTGACCTCTTGCTGTACAGcttttctctgtcatttctgCCAGCACAATCACTAG